The following coding sequences are from one Methanosarcina sp. WWM596 window:
- a CDS encoding DUF1847 domain-containing protein, whose translation MQCALCRNKECLVGKNCSVIKSGLEYSGEDLKAIRMSAWLEAEPTKKTKLEEIAIYSKRLGYRKIGIAFCIEHEREARRVYDILSRYFEVFSVCCKVCSLEKESVGIKKIDNLEFEVACNPIGQALLLNDDCTDLNLMLGLKTGYDILFVKYAEAPSITLPLLELPYLGDSAIDFID comes from the coding sequence GTGCAGTGTGCATTGTGCAGGAATAAGGAATGCCTTGTAGGTAAAAACTGCTCTGTTATCAAATCGGGACTTGAGTATAGTGGCGAGGATCTTAAAGCGATCCGGATGTCCGCCTGGCTTGAGGCAGAACCTACAAAAAAGACAAAATTGGAAGAAATTGCAATTTACTCAAAGAGGCTTGGGTACAGGAAGATAGGAATCGCTTTCTGTATTGAGCATGAAAGGGAAGCAAGACGGGTCTATGATATTCTTTCAAGGTATTTTGAGGTGTTTTCAGTTTGCTGTAAGGTTTGCAGCCTTGAAAAAGAAAGCGTTGGCATCAAAAAAATCGATAATCTGGAATTTGAAGTTGCCTGCAATCCTATAGGCCAGGCCCTCCTCCTGAACGATGATTGCACTGACCTGAATCTCATGTTAGGGCTTAAAACAGGCTATGACATTCTCTTTGTAAAATACGCGGAAGCTCCTTCGATAACACTTCCTCTTCTGGAACTGCCCTATCTCGGGGATTCAGCAATTGATTTTATCGACTAA